A portion of the Chryseobacterium tructae genome contains these proteins:
- the cas9 gene encoding type II CRISPR RNA-guided endonuclease Cas9 (Cas9, originally named Csn1, is the large, multifunctional signature protein of type II CRISPR/Cas systems. It is well known even to general audiences because its RNA-guided endonuclease activity has made it a popular tool for custom editing of eukaryotic genomes.): MKTLGIDLGTNSVGWAIRNTELQDNQIEDCGVITFEKGVASEKGIEFPKVQKRTESRGKRRNYQAEKYRKYALLDFLIEKKMCPLTIEELDRWRKYEKGKDREYPQSKKFINWLRFDFDGDGKPDFHLFEKDKNESYYVFRAFSIEENYVHVFKNNPQILGRVLYQLVQRRGFKGRDEEEAKIILNGSEKSGTKGRDEIESFIDSYSSLGAALYYYQKENGGRIRQRYNLRKDYEAELRQICKVQSISTSDYEKLWKAIVWQRPLRTQKGLVGNCIYEKNKRRVAVSHPLYEEYRTWVFINNLNIVPLRIQNCQIIFMKEFIHCFISQRPILNLT, translated from the coding sequence ATGAAAACATTAGGAATCGACCTTGGAACCAACAGTGTGGGTTGGGCCATTAGAAATACGGAATTACAGGATAATCAAATCGAAGATTGTGGCGTGATTACTTTTGAAAAAGGAGTAGCTTCAGAAAAAGGTATAGAATTTCCAAAGGTTCAGAAACGGACGGAAAGCAGAGGGAAAAGAAGGAATTATCAGGCTGAAAAATATAGAAAGTATGCTCTGTTAGATTTTTTAATAGAGAAAAAAATGTGTCCTTTAACAATAGAAGAGCTTGATCGCTGGAGAAAGTATGAAAAAGGAAAAGATAGAGAATATCCACAGTCTAAGAAGTTTATTAACTGGTTGAGATTTGATTTTGATGGAGATGGAAAACCGGATTTTCATTTGTTTGAAAAAGATAAAAATGAAAGTTATTATGTTTTCCGGGCATTTTCTATTGAAGAAAATTATGTACATGTTTTTAAAAATAATCCTCAAATCTTAGGACGTGTGTTATATCAATTGGTTCAAAGGAGAGGATTTAAGGGAAGGGACGAAGAGGAAGCTAAAATAATACTTAACGGAAGTGAAAAAAGTGGTACAAAAGGAAGAGATGAAATAGAAAGTTTTATTGATTCTTATAGTTCGTTGGGGGCTGCATTGTACTATTATCAAAAAGAAAATGGAGGAAGGATCAGGCAGCGTTATAATCTTAGGAAAGATTATGAAGCAGAACTGAGACAAATTTGTAAAGTTCAGAGTATTTCTACTTCAGATTATGAAAAACTTTGGAAAGCTATTGTCTGGCAAAGACCTTTAAGAACTCAAAAAGGATTAGTAGGTAACTGTATTTATGAGAAAAATAAGAGAAGAGTAGCAGTAAGTCACCCACTGTATGAAGAATACAGAACATGGGTGTTCATCAATAATCTAAATATTGTACCCCTCCGGATACAGAATTGTCAGATTATCTTCATGAAAGAATTTATCCATTGTTTTATAAGTCAACGCCCGATTTTGAACTTAACGTGA
- the cas9 gene encoding type II CRISPR RNA-guided endonuclease Cas9 (Cas9, originally named Csn1, is the large, multifunctional signature protein of type II CRISPR/Cas systems. It is well known even to general audiences because its RNA-guided endonuclease activity has made it a popular tool for custom editing of eukaryotic genomes.): MSDYLHERIYPLFYKSTPDFELNVIDKQLAKDGAKRLSRHVGKTKVISVKLLKSFHDVFGEDWKGKLKWDINGDRAIQPLKKDHEDYTFDDLWHILLTFDGQENLKKLAVEKLKLDGEKAIKFSKIKLQQGYATLSLSAVKKILPYLQKGFLYSHAVYLANLYKVLGENGISETLINHFAEEVSLFLHKDSLDRKVAAIVNSLISEMLNSNERYYISDSRDLDKDEKEAILNKIIDNYGLLSWERMNETEKSDVIEKVSVQYLDFLKKPITFKSNLFIKPIRIHDQILKFLQDTYHVSEDRKKYLWHPSEQENYPEAEDYFEYSIGKKMYYLRENEVPRFLYKNPDAEFEGRQIKLLGNPEPLSRGFKNPMALKSLYKLKSLINYFLQQGKIDEETRVVIEIARELNDKNKRKAIEVWQKERERENESYRKEIQEYREQFPHIALIDESTIIRKLRLWHEQNKICVYTGKLISITDLLSNNKFDFEHTIPASISFDNELKNLTIADATYNRLYKSNKFPTQLLNYESESAINGETVNPIIRNIEFLFGERTIEHKEIKGKTETIIKWKKITELEKQYDDWKKKASYASSKEIKDNCIIKYHTIKMDLDYWRAKLASFTITEYKAGWRNNQLRDTQIITKYALPYFKTIFKNVSVEKGSITDIFKKVYKVQSTKDKKDRRKHSHHAQDAAILTLIPNVFHRERIIKLYEAEIDKRTGNIYHEKPLGWESFSEKYIQEIQNKILINNLVDNRTVTQTYKVPRRRGKIDHIKTKDEQGNYNYKLDSEEQKIPKVAKGDTIRGQLHGETFYGAIKQPLRNDEGQILFDENKKMILKDEIFIVVRKPLLYKNDANSPGFKTIEEIEKSIVDKALFKMIKKQVDNSDFKTALTDGVYMLDAEENKTGQKIRRIRCFEKQLRYKTAVKIHKHQFESTKDYKKATLAVNGENPYCLFYKSDEGRAMKVLSIIELSELKLKNLKDLYSEPEFLSSETGKGKNKSSIPLYSILKKEDKVIFYKDSINELKDLDTEELSGRMFKVYQFEGDSNRMKFRHHLAAGIDTELKKENKEYSAVDFEAKQMFLRLSQGQWNFAIEHKDFELTLSGKIKWNL; this comes from the coding sequence TTGTCAGATTATCTTCATGAAAGAATTTATCCATTGTTTTATAAGTCAACGCCCGATTTTGAACTTAACGTGATTGATAAACAACTTGCAAAAGATGGGGCTAAAAGATTATCCAGGCATGTAGGTAAAACAAAGGTTATATCCGTAAAACTATTGAAGAGTTTTCATGATGTTTTCGGTGAAGATTGGAAGGGAAAATTAAAATGGGATATTAATGGAGATAGAGCTATACAACCCCTAAAAAAGGATCATGAAGATTACACTTTCGACGATTTATGGCATATACTTTTAACTTTTGATGGGCAGGAAAATCTTAAAAAACTGGCAGTAGAGAAGTTGAAATTAGACGGAGAGAAAGCTATAAAATTTTCCAAAATAAAATTACAGCAAGGGTATGCAACATTAAGCTTATCTGCTGTGAAGAAAATTTTACCATATCTTCAGAAAGGATTTCTGTATAGTCATGCTGTCTATCTGGCGAATTTGTATAAGGTTTTGGGTGAAAATGGGATATCAGAAACTTTAATTAATCATTTTGCAGAAGAAGTGAGTCTATTTTTACACAAAGATTCTTTAGACAGAAAAGTTGCAGCTATTGTTAACAGTCTTATTTCTGAGATGCTTAATAGTAATGAAAGATACTATATTTCTGATAGTAGAGATCTGGATAAGGATGAAAAAGAAGCAATATTGAATAAGATTATAGATAACTATGGTTTATTAAGTTGGGAAAGAATGAATGAAACAGAAAAGTCAGACGTAATTGAGAAGGTTTCAGTTCAGTATCTGGATTTTTTAAAAAAGCCAATAACATTTAAAAGTAATCTATTCATAAAACCAATAAGAATTCATGATCAGATTTTAAAATTCTTACAAGATACCTATCATGTGTCTGAGGATAGGAAGAAATATCTTTGGCATCCTTCAGAGCAGGAAAATTATCCTGAAGCTGAGGATTATTTTGAGTATTCTATTGGTAAGAAAATGTATTATTTAAGAGAAAATGAAGTTCCTAGATTTCTTTATAAAAATCCTGATGCTGAATTTGAAGGCAGGCAGATCAAGCTCTTGGGGAATCCAGAACCTTTAAGCAGAGGTTTTAAAAATCCAATGGCATTAAAATCATTGTATAAACTTAAAAGCCTTATTAATTATTTTTTGCAGCAAGGTAAAATTGATGAAGAAACCAGAGTAGTAATAGAAATAGCCAGAGAACTGAATGATAAAAATAAAAGAAAGGCTATTGAAGTCTGGCAGAAAGAAAGGGAAAGAGAAAATGAATCATATAGAAAAGAAATTCAAGAATATAGAGAGCAGTTTCCGCATATTGCTTTAATAGATGAAAGTACTATTATACGTAAATTAAGACTATGGCATGAGCAGAATAAGATCTGTGTTTATACTGGAAAGCTTATTTCTATAACAGATTTACTATCTAACAATAAATTTGATTTTGAACATACTATTCCGGCAAGTATAAGCTTTGATAATGAACTTAAAAACCTAACCATCGCAGATGCAACTTATAACCGATTGTATAAAAGTAACAAATTTCCTACACAATTGTTGAATTATGAATCTGAGTCTGCTATCAATGGAGAGACTGTTAACCCTATTATCAGAAATATTGAATTCCTTTTTGGAGAAAGGACTATTGAGCATAAAGAGATAAAAGGAAAGACTGAGACAATTATAAAATGGAAAAAAATAACTGAACTTGAAAAACAATATGATGATTGGAAGAAAAAAGCATCTTATGCAAGTTCAAAGGAAATAAAAGATAACTGCATTATTAAGTATCATACCATTAAGATGGATTTAGATTATTGGAGGGCTAAACTAGCATCCTTTACCATTACTGAATATAAAGCAGGTTGGAGAAATAATCAACTTAGAGATACTCAGATTATTACTAAATATGCTCTTCCATACTTTAAGACCATATTTAAAAACGTTTCAGTAGAAAAAGGAAGTATAACAGATATTTTTAAAAAAGTTTATAAAGTACAATCAACTAAAGACAAAAAAGATAGAAGAAAGCATAGCCACCATGCTCAAGATGCAGCTATTCTTACTTTAATTCCGAATGTTTTTCATAGAGAAAGAATTATTAAGCTGTATGAGGCAGAAATTGATAAGAGAACAGGTAATATTTATCACGAAAAACCTTTGGGTTGGGAAAGTTTCTCTGAAAAATATATACAGGAAATTCAAAATAAAATTCTAATTAATAACCTTGTAGATAATAGGACTGTGACTCAAACTTATAAAGTTCCAAGAAGAAGAGGTAAAATAGATCATATCAAGACTAAAGATGAACAAGGGAATTATAATTATAAACTTGATAGTGAAGAACAAAAGATTCCTAAAGTAGCAAAAGGTGATACGATCAGAGGGCAATTACATGGTGAAACTTTCTATGGAGCAATAAAACAACCTTTAAGAAATGATGAAGGTCAGATTCTGTTTGATGAAAATAAAAAAATGATCTTAAAGGATGAAATTTTTATTGTAGTGAGAAAGCCTTTGCTATATAAAAATGATGCTAATTCCCCAGGTTTCAAAACAATAGAAGAAATAGAAAAGAGCATTGTAGATAAAGCTTTATTTAAAATGATAAAGAAGCAGGTTGATAACTCAGATTTTAAAACAGCTCTTACAGATGGTGTTTATATGTTAGATGCCGAAGAAAATAAAACTGGCCAAAAGATAAGAAGGATACGATGTTTTGAAAAACAATTGAGATATAAAACTGCAGTAAAAATTCATAAACATCAGTTTGAGTCTACAAAAGATTATAAAAAGGCAACCCTGGCTGTTAACGGAGAAAATCCATATTGTCTTTTCTACAAAAGTGACGAGGGGAGGGCAATGAAAGTATTGTCAATTATTGAACTCTCAGAATTAAAACTTAAAAATCTGAAAGACCTGTATAGTGAGCCTGAATTTTTATCATCTGAAACTGGAAAAGGGAAAAATAAATCTTCTATTCCGTTATATTCAATTTTGAAAAAAGAAGATAAGGTAATTTTTTATAAAGACTCAATTAATGAATTAAAAGATTTAGATACTGAAGAGTTATCCGGAAGAATGTTTAAAGTTTACCAGTTTGAAGGAGATTCGAATAGAATGAAATTTAGACATCATTTAGCTGCGGGAATAGACACCGAATTAAAAAAAGAAAATAAAGAATATTCAGCGGTTGATTTTGAAGCAAAACAGATGTTTTTAAGATTGAGCCAAGGACAATGGAATTTTGCCATTGAACACAAAGATTTTGAACTGACACTCAGCGGAAAAATAAAATGGAATTTATAA
- the cas1 gene encoding type II CRISPR-associated endonuclease Cas1, with protein MITRSIYIGNPAYLKLKDEQMYILDPSTKDLKGKVPVEDLGVLMLDHFQITISHQLIQKMMGNNVVVISCDAHHLPHGIMLPMYGHTEHSDRIKDQLEASEPLKKQLWKQTVECKIENQKEVLRRLGNYYEPMAEYQRNVKSGDITNMEGIAAQHYWKHLISLDFLRARFGDSPNQFFNFGYSVLRSMVARAIIETGLLPVLGIFHKNKYNPYCLADDLMEPFRPFIDLLVMQWLEKWPETEELDKEFKAHILKVATVDVGIDGKTRPLLIAVKITAFSLYKCYTGEKRLISYPELL; from the coding sequence ATGATCACTCGTTCTATATATATTGGCAATCCTGCTTATCTCAAACTTAAAGATGAGCAAATGTATATTCTGGATCCTTCTACTAAGGATTTGAAAGGTAAAGTTCCGGTAGAAGATTTAGGAGTGCTGATGCTTGATCATTTTCAGATCACAATTTCACATCAGTTGATTCAGAAAATGATGGGAAATAATGTAGTTGTCATAAGTTGTGATGCTCATCATTTACCTCATGGAATAATGCTCCCGATGTATGGACATACAGAACATTCAGATAGAATCAAAGATCAACTGGAAGCGAGCGAACCATTGAAAAAACAACTTTGGAAACAAACTGTTGAATGTAAAATTGAGAATCAAAAAGAAGTGCTCAGAAGATTAGGGAATTATTATGAACCTATGGCTGAGTACCAGAGAAATGTAAAAAGTGGTGATATTACTAATATGGAGGGAATTGCCGCACAACATTACTGGAAACATCTGATTAGTCTTGATTTTTTAAGAGCCCGTTTTGGAGATTCACCCAATCAGTTTTTCAATTTTGGGTATTCAGTTCTTAGAAGTATGGTAGCAAGAGCCATTATTGAAACAGGATTATTACCGGTTCTCGGAATCTTTCATAAAAATAAATACAATCCTTATTGCCTTGCAGATGATTTGATGGAGCCATTTCGCCCATTTATAGATCTTTTAGTAATGCAATGGCTTGAAAAATGGCCGGAAACAGAAGAGCTCGATAAAGAATTTAAGGCTCATATTCTTAAAGTAGCAACTGTAGATGTTGGAATTGATGGAAAAACCAGACCATTGCTGATTGCTGTAAAAATAACCGCTTTTTCACTTTATAAATGCTACACAGGGGAAAAACGTTTGATCTCTTATCCTGAACTATTATGA
- the cas2 gene encoding CRISPR-associated endonuclease Cas2, which translates to MNAERFNAYRIMWVLVLYDLPTETKANMRDANLFRKRLLDDGFTLFQFSMYVRHCPSRENAEVHIKRVKGMLPKAGKVAIMCITDKQFSDIEIFFARNKEEPPPTFQQLELF; encoded by the coding sequence ATGAACGCCGAAAGGTTTAACGCCTATCGTATTATGTGGGTATTGGTTTTATATGATTTACCGACTGAAACCAAAGCAAATATGCGGGATGCAAATTTGTTCAGAAAACGCTTACTGGATGATGGGTTTACCCTGTTTCAGTTTTCAATGTATGTAAGACATTGTCCAAGTCGTGAAAATGCTGAAGTTCATATTAAAAGAGTAAAAGGCATGCTTCCTAAAGCTGGAAAAGTGGCCATTATGTGTATTACGGATAAGCAGTTCAGTGATATTGAGATCTTTTTTGCCAGAAATAAAGAAGAACCACCACCAACCTTCCAGCAACTAGAATTATTCTAA